The following proteins come from a genomic window of Alosa alosa isolate M-15738 ecotype Scorff River chromosome 2, AALO_Geno_1.1, whole genome shotgun sequence:
- the nipal4 gene encoding magnesium transporter NIPA4: protein MMQDVHLSDDICQNVTAVRLLCPARTSTCVINTETSLINATLYDNSNSTTDALSADKWSNYNFWIGLSLAVLSAFLIGGSVILKKKSLLRLASNGQTRAGEGGHGYLKDWVWWGGLLTMGVGEVANFAAYMFAAATVVTPLGALSVLISAVLSSYLLGESMNLLGKMGCLLSLLGSTIMVIHAPEEEEVTTLREMTEKLLDPGFLVYATILLVACVVLVFYASPRWGSSNILVYISICSLLGAFTVSSVKGLGIAIRTVFSDPSVLRNPLTWILLLTLVGSVVTQVNYLNKSLDTFNTLLVYPVYYVFFTTVVLSTSIVLFKEWWAMTGVDIVGTLGGFLVIVLGVSMLHLFKDVPVTLMGLRSSLCQPVGTPKREDKHILIENIECLPPMREEGPRVFIIS from the exons ATGATGCAAGATGTACATTTATCTGATGATATATGCCAAAATG TGACTGCTGTCAGGTTACTGTGTCCAGCTCGAACTTCCACCTGTGTAATAAACACAGAGACTTCCTTAATCAACGCCACACTTTATGACAACAGCAACTCCACAACTGATGCACTCTCCGCTGATAAATGGAGCAACTACAACTTCTGGATTGGCCTGAGCCTTGCCGTGCTATCGGCCTTCTTGATTGGAGGAAGTGTAATTCTGAAGAAGAAATCTTTGCTGCGTCTTGCCAGCAATGGACAGACAAGAGCAG GTGAGGGTGGACATGGGTACCTGAAAGACTGGGTTTGGTGGGGTGGACTCCTTACAA tGGGAGTAGGTGAAGTCGCTAACTTTGCTGCATACATGTTCGCGGCCGCTACTGTGGTCACTCCACTGGGAGCCCTGAGTGTTCTTATCAG TGCTGTTCTGTCTTCCTACCTGCTGGGGGAGTCCATGAACCTGCTGGGGAAGATGGGATGTCTGCTCAGCCTACTAGGCAGCACCATAATGGTTATCCATGCCccagaagaggaagaggtgaCGACCTTAAGGGAAATGACAGAGAAATTACTGGACCCTG GTTTTCTGGTGTACGCCACCATCCTGCTGGTGGCCTGTGTGGTGCTTGTGTTCTACGCGTCCCCACGCTGGGGCTCCTCCAACATCCTGGTCTACATCAGTATCTGCTCCCTGCTCGGAGCCTTCACCGTGTCCTCGGTCAAGGGCCTGGGCATCGCCATCCGCACCGTCTTCTCCGACCCGTCCGTCCTGCGCAACCCTCTCACCTGGATCCTGCTCCTGACGCTGGTGGGCTCCGTCGTCACGCAGGTGAACTACCTGAACAAGTCGCTGGACACCTTCAACACGCTGCTGGTCTACCCTGTTTACTACGTGTTCTTCACCACCGTGgtcctctccacctccatcgTCCTCTTCAAAGAGTGGTGGGCCATGACCGGCGTGGACATTGTGGGCACCCTAGGGGGCTTCTTGGTCATCGTGCTCGGCGTGAGCATGCTGCACCTGTTCAAGGACGTGCCCGTGACGCTGATGGGGCTCCGGAGTAGCCTGTGCCAACCGGTGGGCACGCCCAAGAGGGAGGACAAGCACATCCTCATCGAGAACATCGAGTGTCTTCCGCCCATg